The Mycolicibacterium doricum genome includes a region encoding these proteins:
- a CDS encoding proton-conducting transporter transmembrane domain-containing protein translates to MTASLAQWSLWGLVALPAAAGVVLLVNHLRRPAADRLASVTSVGAATVGVVLAGVVAVSRPTVSVPFMGGADFALSVDALSATVVPAVAVITLLVLVFAVGDGAVRGGRFHGLMLLFAAAVMLTATAATLPALLLAWEVMGAASYALIGWRWRQTYRVSAGLTAFVTTRAADLGLYLAGGAALAGGAGLALADMADASSGWRHAIAAGVLVAALGKAAQLPFSFWLSRAMEGPSPVSALLHSAAMVAMGAYLLLRMGPLLAASGWAATAAAWLGAATAVLLGAVAVAQRDLKQLLAASTAAQLGFVVMAAGLAAVGGGAAQLVAHAFTKAGLFLAAGAWLSLVGSKRLTELRGIARRWPLIGVTAGVSALALAGVAPLSLWATKDAVLAVAREHSIWLYLAGLTAAALSAAYAGKILLVIWGRPAQRQPGKPRRSSPSFFERVPLAILAAGAAVTGVLALPPIGTRLGQALDPGPTAHATVLELMISAVLAVVVVLAVLRWGAPEPRWLASWLGLERAAHASVVAPTMLLAGVLAQFDDRVLDRSISAVALRTLSLSRVFAGFDHNILDRAVDATAAGTMASAAAAARADRRDVDGLVERTATLMRRLGELARKPQTGLLHQYYMSAVVTVVLAVLLLVAVR, encoded by the coding sequence ATGACGGCGTCGTTGGCGCAGTGGTCGCTGTGGGGTCTGGTCGCACTGCCCGCCGCCGCCGGGGTGGTGTTGTTGGTCAACCACCTTCGCCGCCCCGCGGCCGACCGCCTGGCCTCGGTCACCTCGGTGGGGGCGGCCACGGTCGGGGTGGTGCTGGCCGGGGTGGTCGCCGTCAGCAGGCCCACGGTCAGTGTGCCGTTCATGGGCGGTGCGGACTTCGCCTTGAGCGTCGACGCGTTGTCGGCGACCGTGGTGCCCGCCGTCGCCGTCATCACGCTGCTGGTGCTGGTCTTCGCCGTCGGCGACGGCGCGGTGCGGGGTGGTCGCTTCCACGGCCTGATGCTCCTGTTCGCCGCAGCGGTGATGCTGACCGCCACCGCGGCCACCCTGCCTGCGCTGCTGTTGGCGTGGGAAGTGATGGGGGCCGCCTCCTACGCCCTGATCGGCTGGCGATGGCGGCAGACGTACCGGGTGTCGGCCGGTCTGACCGCTTTTGTCACCACCCGCGCGGCCGACCTCGGTCTCTACCTCGCCGGCGGCGCCGCGCTGGCCGGCGGTGCGGGACTCGCGCTGGCCGACATGGCGGACGCCTCGAGCGGATGGCGACACGCCATCGCCGCGGGCGTCCTGGTCGCCGCACTGGGCAAGGCGGCGCAGCTGCCGTTCTCGTTCTGGCTCTCGCGTGCGATGGAAGGGCCGAGTCCGGTGAGCGCGCTGCTGCACTCCGCGGCGATGGTCGCGATGGGCGCCTACCTGCTGCTGCGCATGGGCCCGCTGCTCGCGGCGTCCGGATGGGCAGCCACGGCCGCCGCATGGCTGGGGGCCGCGACCGCCGTCCTGCTGGGGGCGGTCGCAGTCGCCCAGCGCGACCTCAAACAACTGCTCGCGGCGTCGACCGCCGCGCAACTGGGCTTCGTCGTGATGGCCGCCGGACTGGCCGCGGTCGGCGGCGGCGCCGCACAGTTGGTCGCGCACGCCTTCACCAAGGCCGGCCTGTTCCTGGCCGCCGGTGCATGGCTGTCGCTGGTCGGGAGCAAGCGCCTCACCGAGCTGCGCGGGATCGCGCGGCGCTGGCCGTTGATCGGGGTGACGGCCGGCGTCTCGGCCCTGGCCCTGGCGGGTGTTGCACCGTTGTCGCTGTGGGCGACCAAGGACGCCGTGTTGGCGGTTGCCCGCGAACACTCGATATGGCTGTATCTGGCGGGCCTGACGGCGGCCGCATTGTCGGCCGCGTACGCGGGCAAGATCCTGCTGGTCATCTGGGGCCGGCCCGCGCAACGCCAGCCAGGCAAGCCACGTCGATCGTCGCCCAGCTTCTTTGAACGGGTACCGCTGGCCATCCTGGCGGCGGGCGCGGCGGTGACCGGCGTGCTCGCGCTGCCGCCGATAGGTACGCGGCTGGGCCAAGCCCTCGATCCCGGCCCCACCGCACATGCCACGGTGCTCGAGCTCATGATCTCGGCCGTGCTCGCCGTCGTGGTTGTGCTCGCGGTGCTGCGGTGGGGTGCGCCCGAGCCGAGGTGGTTGGCGTCGTGGCTGGGCTTGGAGAGGGCCGCACACGCGTCGGTGGTCGCACCCACCATGCTGCTCGCGGGCGTCCTCGCCCAATTCGACGACCGGGTCCTCGACCGGTCGATATCCGCCGTCGCGCTGCGGACCCTTTCCCTGTCGCGCGTCTTCGCCGGGTTCGACCACAACATCCTCGATCGGGCCGTGGACGCGACCGCCGCGGGCACCATGGCCTCCGCTGCCGCGGCCGCGCGCGCGGATCGCCGCGACGTGGACGGCCTGGTGGAGCGAACCGCCACGCTGATGCGGCGGCTGGGGGAGCTGGCCCGAAAGCCGCAGACCGGCCTGCTGCACCAGTACTACATGAGCGCCGTGGTCACCGTCGTCCTCGCCGTCCTACTCCTTGTTGCCGTGAGGTGA
- a CDS encoding complex I subunit 4 family protein, with translation MLSIVVFLPLAAAVTLLAVPAVSDALAGRLWVAVTAVEVVLAGVLWWRYTAPGPGALAFEEQVPWIPGVNSSYHVGVDGLSLPLVAMTSVVFLACAVYSLRDTDRPRTQAALFLFLQTVSLGLFVAADLILFFLFFDLSIVAMYFVIAGWGHGDRGRSALKFFLYTFLGSLALLVGFIGLYIGAEPHTFDMVELAAAAPLAGRPLAGGLVLAAIVVGLAVKTPTFPFHTWLPPAHTDAPAIGSAVLAGVLLKMGTYGFLRIAMPMLPEAWRDWAWGIIAVGVVSVLYGALVALAQDDLKRMIAYTSVNHMGYIVLAVGAAGLVAADTAQAREVAVSGAVTQMVSHGLITGALFLLAGVFQARTGSYAIKEYGGLAGPAPKLAALFAIGAFASLGLPGFSGFIAEFQIFTGSIAAAPVTAVALPGIVITAALFLRAFQHIFTGETRLRSIGFVDLRGTEMWSAAMLLALSVVIGLVPRVLLDTVEPAAAVLIGLVGR, from the coding sequence GTGCTCAGCATCGTCGTGTTTCTCCCATTGGCCGCCGCCGTGACGCTGCTGGCGGTGCCTGCCGTGTCCGATGCGCTCGCCGGTCGGCTGTGGGTGGCGGTCACGGCCGTCGAGGTGGTTCTGGCCGGGGTGTTGTGGTGGCGGTACACCGCACCAGGGCCCGGCGCATTGGCCTTCGAGGAGCAGGTCCCCTGGATTCCCGGGGTCAACAGCAGCTATCACGTCGGTGTCGACGGGTTGTCGCTGCCGCTTGTCGCGATGACCTCGGTGGTTTTCCTGGCGTGCGCCGTCTACAGCCTGCGCGACACTGATCGGCCGCGGACCCAGGCCGCACTTTTCCTGTTCCTGCAGACGGTGAGCCTGGGCCTGTTCGTGGCGGCCGACCTGATCCTGTTCTTCCTGTTCTTCGACCTGTCGATCGTGGCGATGTATTTCGTCATCGCCGGATGGGGTCACGGTGACCGGGGCCGCTCGGCGCTGAAGTTCTTCCTCTACACGTTCCTGGGGTCACTGGCTTTGCTGGTGGGCTTCATCGGCCTCTACATCGGCGCCGAGCCGCACACGTTCGACATGGTGGAACTGGCGGCCGCCGCTCCGCTGGCGGGCCGCCCGCTTGCCGGAGGTCTGGTACTGGCGGCGATCGTCGTGGGGTTGGCCGTCAAGACGCCGACCTTCCCGTTTCACACCTGGCTTCCGCCCGCGCATACCGACGCCCCGGCGATCGGGTCGGCGGTGCTCGCCGGCGTGCTGCTGAAGATGGGCACGTACGGGTTCCTCCGGATCGCAATGCCGATGCTGCCCGAGGCGTGGCGGGACTGGGCCTGGGGCATCATCGCCGTCGGCGTGGTGTCGGTGCTCTACGGGGCCCTGGTCGCGCTGGCCCAGGACGACCTCAAGCGGATGATCGCCTATACGTCGGTCAACCACATGGGCTACATCGTGCTGGCGGTCGGCGCCGCCGGCCTCGTCGCCGCCGACACCGCTCAAGCTCGCGAGGTCGCCGTCAGCGGCGCGGTCACTCAGATGGTCAGCCACGGCTTGATCACCGGCGCGCTGTTCCTCCTCGCGGGTGTGTTCCAGGCGCGCACCGGCAGCTACGCCATCAAGGAGTACGGCGGACTCGCCGGCCCCGCGCCGAAACTCGCCGCCCTGTTCGCGATCGGGGCGTTCGCCTCCCTCGGGCTGCCCGGCTTCTCCGGCTTCATCGCCGAGTTCCAGATCTTCACCGGCAGCATCGCCGCCGCCCCGGTGACCGCGGTCGCGCTGCCGGGCATCGTGATCACCGCGGCGCTGTTCCTGCGCGCCTTTCAGCACATCTTCACCGGTGAAACTCGGCTGCGCTCAATCGGTTTCGTCGACCTTCGGGGAACCGAGATGTGGTCGGCTGCCATGCTGTTGGCGCTTTCCGTGGTGATCGGCCTCGTTCCCCGGGTGCTGCTCGACACCGTCGAACCGGCCGCCGCGGTGCTGATCGGCCTTGTCGGGAGGTAG
- a CDS encoding NADH-quinone oxidoreductase subunit N, whose amino-acid sequence MHLTLMLPEMLVFGAGLSVLIGGSFLARRRQWWGRVVAAAALCGAGVVAAVQLAGSDGVAFDGTFVVDTATGVARIASAVGLLAVLAVAGDEIAGSARESEIYALLLFATTGVLVLAGTADLIVLVAGYLLASIPLYALIGLARTATGAEAAMKTYLLGALFGILLLLGVSVLYGVTGGTWYPQVAGELGTAPSGAVAAGLIGILGGLLFKAGGVPAHFWIPDAAQGAAGTVAMFVTTVPKVGALIALYRLADLLPDTIAWPLLIGLLAVASMTLGNLAAYWQSDPRRLLGWSTVSQVGYLLVPVAVVGRSDLAVPALLFYLIAYTVTNVAAFAVSTALPGLRDLGSYRGLAYERPWLAGALVVALLGLLGTPPTAVFVGKLTTAGAAWDGGAAWLAVVVFVNTLISLFYYLRWIAPCYQRVDGRDDAFPVTSWSVATAVGAAVLSLALGVGAGLVWRVVAG is encoded by the coding sequence ATGCACCTGACGCTGATGCTGCCGGAGATGCTGGTGTTCGGTGCGGGACTGTCGGTGCTGATCGGCGGCTCGTTCCTGGCGCGGCGCCGCCAGTGGTGGGGTCGCGTGGTGGCCGCCGCGGCGCTCTGCGGCGCCGGTGTCGTCGCGGCGGTCCAGCTCGCCGGATCCGATGGGGTGGCGTTCGACGGCACCTTCGTGGTGGACACCGCGACGGGCGTCGCGCGCATCGCCTCCGCCGTCGGCCTGCTGGCGGTGCTCGCCGTGGCGGGTGACGAAATCGCGGGCTCCGCACGGGAAAGCGAGATCTACGCACTGTTGCTGTTCGCCACCACCGGGGTGCTCGTCCTCGCCGGCACGGCCGACCTGATCGTGCTCGTCGCCGGATATCTGCTCGCCAGCATTCCGCTGTATGCGCTCATCGGGCTAGCCCGCACCGCCACCGGGGCCGAGGCGGCGATGAAGACCTACCTGCTCGGAGCGCTGTTCGGGATCCTTCTGCTGCTGGGGGTCAGCGTCCTCTACGGGGTCACGGGCGGCACCTGGTACCCACAGGTGGCCGGCGAACTCGGCACCGCACCGTCCGGCGCCGTCGCCGCCGGTCTGATCGGAATCCTCGGGGGGCTGTTGTTCAAGGCCGGCGGCGTGCCGGCGCACTTCTGGATTCCCGACGCGGCGCAGGGCGCTGCCGGCACCGTGGCGATGTTCGTGACCACCGTGCCCAAGGTCGGCGCGTTGATCGCGTTGTACCGACTGGCCGACCTGCTTCCCGACACCATCGCCTGGCCGCTGCTGATCGGGCTGCTGGCGGTCGCGAGCATGACCCTGGGCAATCTGGCCGCCTACTGGCAGAGCGACCCCCGGCGGCTGCTGGGCTGGTCGACGGTCAGCCAGGTCGGTTACCTGTTGGTGCCGGTGGCCGTCGTCGGGCGCAGCGACCTCGCCGTCCCGGCGCTGCTGTTCTACCTGATCGCCTACACCGTCACGAACGTCGCCGCGTTCGCGGTCTCCACCGCGCTGCCCGGACTTCGGGACCTCGGCTCCTATCGTGGGCTGGCCTACGAACGGCCGTGGCTGGCAGGGGCATTGGTCGTGGCACTGCTCGGACTGCTGGGAACCCCGCCGACCGCCGTGTTCGTCGGCAAGCTGACCACCGCAGGCGCCGCCTGGGACGGCGGTGCGGCGTGGCTGGCGGTCGTCGTCTTCGTCAACACCCTTATCAGCCTCTTCTACTACTTGCGCTGGATTGCGCCCTGTTACCAGCGGGTGGACGGACGCGACGACGCGTTCCCGGTCACGTCCTGGTCCGTTGCCACGGCCGTCGGTGCCGCGGTCCTGAGCCTCGCGCTGGGAGTTGGTGCCGGACTGGTGTGGAGGGTGGTGGCCGGATAG